From the genome of Spinacia oleracea cultivar Varoflay chromosome 2, BTI_SOV_V1, whole genome shotgun sequence, one region includes:
- the LOC110792786 gene encoding uncharacterized protein, with the protein MASHDQREDDYEGFICLPQLQKDNSLEALPADNSGTGGSIPFPFLPLPFSPVPPSNMYEYQHHFPSAAVNDLNIATNVDECPTDIPIDQDVFVIDDIPFLDQGFSFPSAGMDTASSGSQTPNNMMTSYHGMRRLPRFKNAVGGFDRNSITANNGGVGNFHTSVLDAKSQNNGRKPTGNFRNLTNVGDNAAKVEQNMVPRLYDSQVRVNSSQPNRLDSLDGRFLSLGNQSNVASNVKLNAHVGQSSHVIETSLSPQGRLTNNSFNNNVWDSLAGIQNNVGGLVAPWDFEGSLTFTGDDCLQVMTSGDGTSPISNLHGGKVNTHHYIPTPSCRTSESGFETDSRIYSDDPTDCYGANPHMLSNSSSLNQGLPRFVKRRMQGVPFSSSVLRSNHQISADPLQNSHLSTDFMLPLGIGDSDSNKSGQNYPLHIGPGWRYTGQTAGTTVKNELPQASTSTSSSRESLKRNLDFPPRASIHDQRRKVMPQISVPQFSPGLLQNALGKISSGHSMPASTASTNFSIIPSAAVKDFSAGGCSGSTSFSPVTKAINTSHAAWISQHPTASAAAFVSPTHISAVRSASGGIAGSPGSLAKTSTDHVVTAENPTFASPPTASGRTIVNRSGSARIPVPATYSKRVAAAAALSSTHNPASATALRKALLLHNSSNMTRPSLSEWRKSLPALAALVKAAPGFRASQVPSSMHHIKFQGFDIPPTVGFKCMLCKRDLSFAPEGPVVQPPIPPAVAVLPCGHTFHVHCLVIITPDDQSEDPPCIPCAMGEE; encoded by the exons ATGGCAAGTCATGATCAGAGGGAAGATGATTATGAGGGCTTTATTTGTTTACCACAGTTGCAGAAAGATAATTCCCTAGAAGCTTTGCCTGCTGATAATAGTGGCACTGGTGGCTCTATTCCTTTCCCCTTTTTGCCGCTCCCATTTTCTCCTGTGCCTCCAAGTAATATGTATGAATACCAACACCATTTCCCTAGTGCGGCTGTGAATGATTTGAATATAGCGACCAATGTGGATGAATGTCCGACGGATATTCCTATTGATCAGGATGTATTTGTTATAGATGATATTCCCTTTCTAGATCAGGGCTTTAGTTTCCCTAGTGCAGGGATGGATACAGCGAGTTCTGGATCTCAAACTCCTAATAACATGATGACCTCTTATCATGGCATGAGAAGGTTACCTCGTTTCAAGAATGCTGTTGGCGGATTTGACAGAAATTCTATTACTGCTAATAATGGCGGGGTTGGAAACTTCCACACTAGTGTACTGGAtgcaaaatcacaaaataatgGCAGAAAGCCAACAGGGAATTTCAGAAATCTGACGAACGTAGGTGATAATGCAGCTAAAGTAGAGCAAAATATGGTTCCAAGATTGTATGATAGCCAGGTTAGAGTTAATTCTTCTCAACCTAACAGATTGGACAGTCTTGATGGAAGATTTCTATCTCTTGGAAATCAAAGTAATGTCGCTAGTAACGTGAAACTTAATGCTCATGTTGGGCAATCCAGCCATGTGATTGAAACCTCCCTTTCTCCCCAAGGCCGATTAACTAATAattcttttaacaacaatgtGTGGGATAGCTTGGCAGGGATTCAGAATAATGTAGGTGGTCTAGTGGCGCCATGGGATTTTGAGGGCAGCCTAACCTTTACTGGTGATGATTGTTTGCAAGTCATGACTTCTGGGGATGGTACGAGTCCAATCTCCAACCTACATGGAGGGAAGGTGAACACGCACCATTATATACCCACCCCAAGCTGCAGAACTTCAGAGTCTGGATTTGAAACTGACTCAAGAATATATTCAGATGATCCTACTGATTGCTATGGGGCTAATCCACACATGCTTTCCAATAGCTCCAGTTTAAATCAAGGATTGCCCAGGTTCGTAAAAAGAAGGATGCAAGGAGTCCCATTCAGTTCTTCTGTTCTGAGAAGCAATCACCAAATTTCTGCTGATCCACTGCAGAATTCTCATTTAAGTACCGACTTCATGTTACCTCTTGGGATAGGAGACTCTGATAGCAACAAGTCAG GTCAAAATTATCCTTTGCACATTGGTCCTGGTTGGCGTTACACAG GTCAAACAGCTGGCACCACAGTGAAAAATGAACTTCCTCAGGCTTCTACTTCTACATCTTCCAGTAGAGAATCTCTGAAACGAAACTTAGATTTTCCTCCCCGGGCTTCAATACATGATCAGCGCAGAAAAGTTATGCCCCAAATTTCAGTTCCGCAGTTTTCACCAGGTTTACTGCAGAATGCTCTGGGGAAGATTTCATCTGGCCATTCAATGCCAGCCAGTACTGCCTCTACAAACTTCTCTATTATCCCTAGTGCTGCGGTGAAGGATTTTTCTGCTGGTGGTTGTTCGGGGAGTACATCTTTCTCTCCTGTAACCAAGGCTATTAATACCTCTCATGCAGCCTGGATCTCACAGCATCCTACAGCTTCTGCAGCTGCTTTTGTTTCGCCAACTCATATTTCGGCTGTTCGTAGTGCTTCTGGAGGGATCGCTGGTTCTCCAGGTTCCCTAGCAAAGACATCCACCGATCATGTGGTTACAGCTGAAAATCCTACTTTTGCCTCACCGCCAACTGCTTCGGGAAGGACAATAGTGAACCGCTCTGGCTCAGCAAGAATTCCAGTCCCTGCTACTTATTCAAAGAGAGTTGCCGCAGCAGCAGCTTTATCTTCAACACATAACCCGGCTTCTGCAACTGCTCTTCGGAAGGCTCTTTTGCTCCACAACAGCTCAAATATGACCCGTCCATCCCTTAGTGAATGGAGAAAGTCTTTGCCTGCCTTGGCTGCTTTAGTAAAGGCAGCTCCAGGTTTCAGAGCATCACAAGTTCCTAGTTCAATGCATCATATAAAGTTTCAAG GTTTTGACATACCTCCAACAGTTGGATTCAAATGTATGTTGTGCAAGAGAGACTTATCATTTGCACCTGAAGGCCCCGTTGTACAACCGCCTATTCCACCAGCTGTAGCTGTTCTACCTTGTGGTCACACCTTCCATGTCCACTGTCTGGTGATTATTACCCCAGATGATCAGTCAGAAGATCCACCTTGCATTCCTTGCGCCATGGGTGAGGAATGA